The following proteins come from a genomic window of Gottfriedia acidiceleris:
- the nadD gene encoding nicotinate (nicotinamide) nucleotide adenylyltransferase, protein MAKIGIYGSSFDPITNVHLWTASTIAHRCQLDKVIFLPCSSKRRDKQLHNTDEHRWNMLKLAIQNNSKFIADDYEMSKEAWEVFTYYTMNHFKAKYSEDEVYFIMGADLLEDIAEGKWKYGDQLVSENKFIVMARDGIDMLKTISRSPLLRNNDNGSRFHLIDKGLAMEISSTYIREEFAKGGEPRYLLPEDCYAYIKKYNLYQKENED, encoded by the coding sequence ATGGCTAAAATTGGGATTTATGGCAGTTCGTTTGATCCGATTACAAACGTTCATTTATGGACTGCAAGTACGATTGCTCATCGTTGTCAATTAGACAAAGTTATCTTTTTACCATGCTCTTCAAAAAGAAGAGATAAACAATTACATAATACTGATGAACATCGTTGGAATATGTTAAAATTGGCTATTCAAAACAATTCAAAGTTTATTGCAGACGATTATGAAATGAGCAAAGAGGCATGGGAAGTATTCACTTACTATACAATGAACCATTTTAAAGCGAAATATAGTGAAGATGAAGTTTATTTCATAATGGGAGCTGATCTCCTAGAAGATATTGCAGAAGGAAAATGGAAATACGGGGATCAATTAGTTTCCGAAAATAAATTCATTGTCATGGCCCGTGATGGAATTGATATGCTAAAGACCATCTCTCGTTCTCCTTTATTAAGAAATAATGATAATGGTTCAAGATTTCATCTAATTGATAAAGGACTAGCGATGGAAATTAGTTCAACATATATCCGTGAAGAGTTTGCTAAAGGCGGCGAACCAAGATATTTATTACCTGAGGATTGCTACGCTTATATTAAAAAATACAATCTGTATCAAAAGGAGAATGAAGATTGA
- a CDS encoding GNAT family N-acetyltransferase has translation MIFKTNKLTIRKLKENDAPLLAKWLSNPKVLQYYEGRDNPFNSEKVKNIFFTKGPSIHMCIVVYENIEIGYIQFYKLDDESKFEYGYENTSEIIYGMDQFIGEIDFWNRGIGSLLVSSMVNYLVNNQNAKKVVVDPQTWNVRAIKCYEKCGFKKIRLLPKHELHEGEYRDCYVMEYR, from the coding sequence GTGATTTTCAAAACAAATAAGCTTACTATTCGTAAATTAAAAGAAAATGATGCTCCCCTTCTAGCAAAATGGCTTTCAAACCCTAAAGTCCTTCAATATTATGAAGGTCGAGATAATCCGTTCAACTCTGAAAAGGTTAAAAATATTTTTTTTACTAAAGGTCCTTCTATTCATATGTGTATTGTAGTTTATGAAAACATTGAGATAGGCTATATACAATTTTATAAATTAGACGATGAATCAAAATTTGAATATGGATATGAAAATACAAGTGAAATTATTTACGGGATGGATCAATTTATAGGTGAAATTGATTTTTGGAATCGTGGGATTGGAAGTTTACTTGTCTCATCAATGGTGAATTACTTAGTTAATAATCAAAACGCAAAAAAAGTAGTAGTAGATCCACAAACATGGAATGTACGCGCGATTAAATGCTATGAAAAATGTGGATTTAAAAAAATTCGATTACTTCCGAAACATGAGTTACATGAAGGTGAATATAGAGATTGCTATGTAATGGAATATCGTTAA
- a CDS encoding TolB domain-containing protein — MNRKLLFIFLGVICLIFPNLTYAETTVNPLKIAFVRDGFVWIKINNKEEKITKAKGVYSNQPEWSFDGNYLMYQKEIPTGPTASYPTRSEIWIYNMKTKKEQRIISDGENPKWSPTKNIFAFLDSGVLNVSDFNNFYNIALGVDDYNWFPDGKGFIASSAAVLNPDGWTNPILYKITLPKDLKNITSATNTVKQFFVVPKTLTKGNTSIPSINASTFQFSPDQKWISFIVSPTASWSMDSDMLCIISSDGKVFEVQDEIILHLDNPKWAQTKNILGYIAGGGRLVFGYKNKKMNITEMPAFTSTNLTPPHYAELGFTWCDDTSIIVSRVKESEWSNDEKKRPKPSLNVINLSTHKQFKITNPPTGKGDYNPVYSKSTNKITWTRKGELDVLGNVWIANLDGSKPKILLKNVSSYSIFER, encoded by the coding sequence ATGAATCGCAAATTACTATTCATTTTCTTGGGCGTTATTTGTTTAATTTTTCCGAACTTAACTTACGCCGAAACTACTGTTAACCCATTAAAAATTGCGTTTGTTCGCGATGGATTCGTTTGGATAAAAATAAATAATAAAGAGGAAAAAATAACAAAAGCAAAAGGGGTTTATTCGAATCAGCCTGAGTGGTCTTTTGATGGGAACTATTTAATGTATCAAAAAGAAATACCCACTGGTCCTACAGCATCATATCCAACTCGCTCAGAAATATGGATTTATAATATGAAAACAAAAAAAGAACAAAGAATTATTTCTGATGGCGAGAATCCTAAATGGTCCCCTACTAAAAATATTTTTGCATTTCTTGATAGTGGTGTATTGAATGTTTCTGATTTTAATAATTTTTACAATATTGCACTTGGTGTGGATGATTATAATTGGTTTCCAGACGGTAAAGGCTTTATAGCTTCATCAGCCGCAGTACTAAATCCGGACGGTTGGACAAATCCAATTTTATATAAAATCACCTTACCAAAGGATTTAAAAAACATTACTAGCGCAACAAACACTGTAAAACAATTTTTTGTTGTTCCGAAAACATTAACAAAAGGCAATACTTCGATTCCTTCCATAAATGCGTCAACATTTCAATTTTCGCCTGATCAAAAATGGATTTCTTTTATAGTTAGCCCAACAGCTTCTTGGTCTATGGATAGCGACATGCTTTGTATCATTTCTTCAGATGGAAAGGTTTTTGAAGTTCAAGATGAGATTATTTTACATTTAGATAATCCAAAATGGGCTCAAACTAAAAATATATTAGGATATATTGCAGGTGGAGGTCGATTAGTTTTTGGATACAAAAATAAAAAGATGAATATTACTGAAATGCCAGCATTTACATCTACAAATTTAACACCACCTCATTATGCTGAATTAGGATTTACATGGTGTGACGACACATCGATTATTGTTTCAAGAGTAAAAGAAAGTGAGTGGTCAAATGATGAAAAGAAACGACCAAAACCATCATTAAACGTGATTAATCTTTCTACTCATAAACAATTTAAAATAACGAATCCACCAACTGGAAAAGGAGATTATAACCCAGTCTACTCTAAGTCTACCAACAAAATAACGTGGACCAGAAAAGGCGAATTAGATGTTCTTGGTAATGTATGGATCGCCAATTTGGATGGTAGTAAACCTAAAATTTTATTAAAAAATGTTAGTTCATATTCTATATTTGAGCGGTAA
- a CDS encoding cysteine hydrolase family protein has protein sequence MNQKALIIIDYTNDFAADAGSLTCGKPAQVIEQSILQLTKSFIENQEYVVFAVDVHDEHDPFHPETKLFPPHNIRHTKGRDLYGGLMDLYNSTKGNSTIQWLDKTRYSAFAGTDLEIKLNERDINELHLIGVCTDICVLHTAVDAYNKGYKIVVHEQAVASFNAAGHEWALSHFKNTLGAEIR, from the coding sequence ATGAATCAAAAAGCGCTCATTATTATTGATTATACGAATGACTTTGCAGCAGATGCTGGTTCATTAACTTGTGGCAAACCTGCACAAGTTATTGAGCAAAGTATTCTTCAACTAACTAAAAGTTTCATTGAAAATCAAGAATATGTTGTTTTTGCAGTAGATGTCCATGATGAGCATGATCCGTTTCATCCTGAAACAAAATTATTTCCACCTCATAATATTAGACATACAAAAGGTAGAGATTTATATGGTGGATTAATGGATTTATACAATTCAACAAAAGGCAATTCAACTATTCAATGGCTCGATAAAACTCGTTACTCCGCTTTTGCAGGAACAGACCTTGAAATAAAACTAAATGAAAGAGACATTAACGAACTTCATTTAATAGGAGTTTGCACAGATATTTGTGTATTACATACCGCGGTCGATGCTTATAATAAGGGTTATAAAATAGTCGTTCACGAGCAAGCTGTTGCAAGCTTTAATGCAGCTGGGCATGAATGGGCATTAAGTCATTTCAAAAATACTTTAGGGGCGGAAATAAGATGA
- the hpt gene encoding hypoxanthine phosphoribosyltransferase: MAYRIKDTLISENDLKNRVKVLAEQIEHDFNNEPLILVVVLKGSFVFAADLVREMKSNINVDFISVSSYSNQTESTGKVRLLKDLDENITDKNVVIIEDIIDSGLTLHFLRDHLQMHKPKSIKICTLLDKPERRKIDLPVDYVGFVIPDEFIVGYGIDYAQQYRNLPYIANVEEY; the protein is encoded by the coding sequence ATGGCTTATAGAATTAAAGACACTTTAATTTCTGAAAATGATTTAAAAAATAGAGTAAAAGTACTTGCTGAGCAAATTGAACATGACTTTAATAACGAACCACTAATCCTTGTAGTTGTTTTAAAAGGATCATTTGTATTTGCAGCTGATCTAGTTCGTGAAATGAAAAGTAATATTAATGTAGACTTTATTTCTGTTTCAAGCTATAGTAATCAAACTGAATCAACTGGAAAAGTAAGACTGTTAAAAGATTTAGATGAGAATATCACAGATAAAAACGTGGTAATAATTGAAGATATCATTGATAGTGGTCTAACATTGCATTTTTTACGTGACCACCTTCAAATGCATAAGCCAAAATCGATTAAGATTTGTACTTTATTAGATAAACCTGAAAGAAGAAAAATCGATCTACCAGTTGATTATGTAGGTTTTGTCATTCCAGATGAGTTTATCGTTGGCTATGGAATTGATTACGCACAGCAATATCGAAATCTACCGTATATCGCAAATGTAGAAGAATATTAA
- a CDS encoding GNAT family N-acetyltransferase yields the protein MEVVRAKSEHIREVANLFDQYRMFYKQESNLNGAIDFITERINNKDSVIFLVKAEDQYMGFTQLYPSFSSVSMKKLWILNDLYVTETARQKGVAQLLLNAAKKFAIESKAKALDLQTAIDNKSAQALYEKNGYKVEKEEFLSYSLNLEKI from the coding sequence ATGGAAGTCGTTCGTGCAAAATCAGAGCATATTAGAGAAGTAGCAAATTTATTTGATCAGTACAGAATGTTTTATAAACAAGAAAGCAATTTAAACGGAGCGATTGATTTTATAACGGAACGAATCAATAACAAAGATTCTGTTATTTTTCTTGTGAAAGCAGAAGATCAATATATGGGATTTACTCAGTTATATCCTTCATTTTCTTCAGTATCCATGAAAAAGTTATGGATTTTAAATGACTTATATGTAACTGAAACGGCAAGGCAAAAAGGAGTAGCTCAATTGTTGTTAAATGCAGCAAAGAAGTTTGCAATTGAATCGAAAGCAAAAGCATTAGATTTACAAACAGCTATTGATAATAAATCGGCACAAGCTTTGTATGAAAAAAATGGCTATAAAGTTGAAAAAGAAGAATTTCTTTCGTATTCATTAAATTTAGAAAAAATCTAA
- a CDS encoding 2-phosphosulfolactate phosphatase: MFDQSNYECRVEWGKRGAREAAERGDITIIVDVLSFSSTVVTAVFQNAIVYPYPPNLDGKAYAKKIGAEYILGRNEAAVLGKATLSPVSFNERHADKKFVLCSLNGAFCSWIASKVPALLIGTLLNASSVASLANRLKNEKNVNITVIPCGEVWNDLHENEDALRPSIEDYLGAGAILAELVGTKSPEAEVCIGAFLHTKHKIKELIWECGSGRELRMKGFADDVTHCSQLNQFKVVPVLRNDFFVNGLEMEKG, translated from the coding sequence ATGTTCGATCAATCTAATTATGAATGCCGAGTAGAGTGGGGAAAAAGGGGAGCTAGGGAAGCAGCGGAACGCGGGGATATTACGATTATTGTTGATGTTCTTAGTTTTTCATCGACCGTTGTCACAGCAGTATTTCAAAACGCAATTGTTTATCCATATCCACCAAATTTAGATGGGAAAGCTTATGCTAAAAAGATTGGAGCGGAGTATATTTTAGGAAGAAATGAAGCGGCAGTTTTAGGGAAGGCAACACTTTCGCCGGTTTCATTTAATGAACGTCATGCCGATAAGAAATTTGTTTTATGTTCTCTAAATGGGGCGTTTTGTTCATGGATCGCTTCAAAGGTGCCCGCGTTATTGATTGGTACTTTACTTAATGCGTCTTCGGTTGCAAGTTTGGCTAATCGCCTTAAAAACGAAAAAAATGTTAATATAACAGTTATTCCGTGTGGTGAGGTTTGGAATGATTTACATGAAAATGAGGATGCACTGCGACCTTCTATTGAAGATTATTTAGGAGCAGGAGCAATTTTAGCAGAGTTAGTAGGAACAAAATCACCAGAAGCGGAAGTTTGTATTGGTGCGTTTCTTCACACGAAACATAAAATTAAAGAATTGATTTGGGAATGTGGAAGTGGAAGAGAGCTAAGGATGAAGGGCTTTGCAGATGATGTAACCCATTGTAGCCAATTAAACCAATTTAAAGTAGTACCAGTATTACGAAATGATTTTTTCGTTAATGGTCTTGAAATGGAAAAAGGATGA
- a CDS encoding NUDIX hydrolase, giving the protein MQKWIGATGICINRKGQVLMVLQGKPNEQKLWATPSGGLEQNESIAECCIREVLEETGYEVEIIKQLFIKEGISYGFQVEVHYFEIRIIGGNAKIQDPDQLIYEIAWKSADEILELELSFPEDRNLLIDLINKKVNK; this is encoded by the coding sequence ATGCAGAAATGGATTGGGGCAACTGGTATTTGTATCAATCGTAAAGGGCAGGTTTTAATGGTACTTCAAGGCAAGCCTAATGAACAGAAGCTTTGGGCTACTCCATCAGGTGGGTTAGAACAAAATGAATCGATTGCAGAGTGCTGTATAAGAGAAGTACTAGAAGAAACAGGATATGAAGTTGAAATAATTAAGCAATTGTTTATTAAAGAAGGTATCTCGTATGGTTTTCAAGTAGAAGTACATTATTTTGAAATTAGAATTATTGGTGGTAATGCAAAAATTCAAGACCCTGATCAATTAATATATGAAATTGCTTGGAAATCAGCAGATGAAATTCTTGAATTAGAGCTTAGTTTTCCTGAGGATCGAAATTTATTAATTGACCTAATTAATAAAAAAGTTAACAAGTAA
- a CDS encoding nicotinate phosphoribosyltransferase, giving the protein MNYNFQDDSLALHTDLYQINMAETYWGDDIHNKNAIFELYFRKLPFGNGYAIFAGLEKIISYLQNFKFSSSDLDYLKEELGYKDEFIQFLSNVKFTGSVRAIQEGELVFGNEPIIRIEAPLLEAQLIETALLNIVNYQTLIATKASRIKHIVGKDTLMEFGTRRAQEFDAAIWGARAAFIGGFHATSNVRAGKLFNIPVSGTHAHALVQAYRDEYIAFKKYADRHYNCTFLVDTYDTLKSGVPNAIKVAKELGDKINFAAIRLDSGDLAYLSKEARKMLDEAGFVNTKIVASNDLDEYTILNLKSQGAKIDSWGIGTKLITAYDQPALGAVYKLVSIEDEDGKMIDTIKISQNPEKVTTPGLKKLYRIINTINHHAEADYIALEDENPGSEEKIKLFHPVHPYISKFVTNFEARELHHQIFTKGELVYKVPTIKDIQDFAENNLSLLWEEYKRALNPEEYPVDLSQKCWDNKMEKIAEARKKTEEMKNG; this is encoded by the coding sequence ATGAATTACAACTTTCAAGATGATAGCCTTGCACTTCATACAGACCTTTATCAAATTAATATGGCGGAAACTTATTGGGGAGACGATATTCACAATAAAAACGCTATTTTTGAACTTTATTTTCGTAAACTCCCATTTGGAAATGGATATGCAATCTTTGCGGGTTTAGAAAAAATAATCAGTTATCTACAGAACTTTAAATTTAGTAGTTCAGATCTTGACTATTTAAAAGAAGAACTCGGTTATAAAGATGAATTCATTCAATTTCTGTCTAATGTAAAATTCACAGGTTCAGTTAGAGCAATTCAAGAAGGTGAATTAGTATTTGGCAATGAGCCAATCATAAGAATTGAGGCACCACTACTAGAGGCACAATTAATTGAAACTGCCTTATTAAACATTGTCAATTATCAAACATTAATTGCTACGAAAGCATCAAGAATAAAACATATCGTTGGTAAAGATACATTAATGGAATTTGGAACAAGACGAGCTCAAGAATTTGATGCTGCTATCTGGGGAGCAAGAGCCGCTTTTATTGGTGGATTCCATGCGACTAGTAATGTTCGTGCAGGTAAATTATTTAATATTCCTGTTTCAGGTACACATGCTCATGCGCTCGTGCAAGCATATCGAGATGAATACATAGCTTTCAAAAAATATGCAGATCGTCATTACAATTGTACATTCCTAGTTGATACATACGATACACTAAAAAGTGGTGTGCCTAATGCGATTAAAGTCGCAAAAGAACTAGGTGACAAAATTAACTTTGCAGCTATCCGACTAGATAGTGGTGACTTAGCCTATTTATCGAAAGAAGCTAGAAAAATGCTCGATGAAGCAGGTTTCGTAAATACAAAAATTGTTGCTTCGAATGATTTAGATGAATATACAATTTTAAATTTAAAATCGCAAGGAGCTAAAATTGATTCTTGGGGAATCGGAACAAAGCTTATTACAGCATATGATCAACCGGCTCTTGGAGCTGTTTATAAATTAGTCAGTATTGAAGATGAAGATGGGAAAATGATTGATACAATAAAAATTTCTCAAAACCCTGAAAAAGTAACAACTCCTGGACTTAAGAAATTGTATCGAATTATTAATACAATTAACCATCACGCTGAGGCTGATTATATTGCCCTTGAAGATGAAAATCCAGGGTCTGAGGAAAAAATAAAGTTATTCCATCCGGTCCATCCATATATCAGTAAGTTTGTAACTAATTTTGAAGCTAGAGAACTTCATCACCAAATCTTTACTAAAGGTGAATTAGTCTACAAAGTGCCTACAATTAAAGACATTCAAGATTTTGCTGAAAACAACTTAAGTTTACTTTGGGAAGAATACAAGCGTGCATTAAACCCTGAAGAATATCCTGTAGACTTAAGTCAAAAATGTTGGGATAACAAAATGGAAAAAATAGCAGAAGCTAGAAAGAAAACAGAGGAAATGAAAAATGGCTAA
- a CDS encoding RtcB family protein, with translation METIRVSKKKIDFQKLDAVIRKHVPSGFSIRNNKHEFVKKIDFSKLYCFKELNEIRTKLSLGSLGGGNHFIECNADEEGNIYFVIHSGSRNLGKVVAEFYQKKAYELLKSQSENRSKVIQQLRDEGREKEIEAALKSLPSQYIPKDLAYLEGVWFDRYMHDMAIAQEYALWNRKAMIDEIVKNMDLTVVEQFTTVHNYIDIENMILRKGAISAQKGEKVLIPINMRDGSLIAIGKGNPDWNYSAPHGAGRILSRSKAKATLSLDEFKETMKDVWSTSVLESTLDESPMAYKEMKEIIENTKDAIEVIKVIKPLYNFKAN, from the coding sequence ATGGAAACAATAAGAGTTTCAAAAAAAAAAATCGATTTTCAAAAACTAGATGCTGTTATTCGTAAACATGTTCCATCAGGGTTTTCAATTCGAAATAATAAGCATGAATTTGTGAAGAAAATTGATTTTTCAAAGCTGTACTGCTTTAAAGAATTAAATGAAATAAGAACAAAACTTAGCTTAGGTTCACTTGGTGGTGGAAATCATTTCATAGAATGTAATGCTGACGAAGAAGGGAATATTTATTTTGTCATTCACTCTGGAAGCCGAAATTTAGGAAAAGTTGTAGCGGAATTTTATCAGAAAAAGGCGTATGAATTGTTAAAGAGCCAGTCAGAAAATCGTTCCAAAGTCATACAACAATTAAGGGATGAAGGCCGCGAAAAAGAAATTGAGGCTGCCCTAAAAAGCCTTCCATCGCAATATATTCCAAAGGATTTAGCTTATTTAGAAGGAGTTTGGTTTGATCGATATATGCATGATATGGCAATTGCCCAAGAATATGCTTTATGGAACCGGAAGGCAATGATTGATGAAATCGTAAAAAATATGGATTTAACAGTTGTTGAACAATTTACAACTGTTCATAATTATATTGATATCGAAAATATGATTCTTCGTAAAGGTGCAATTTCTGCTCAAAAAGGTGAGAAAGTATTAATTCCGATCAACATGCGAGATGGTAGTTTGATTGCAATCGGAAAAGGTAACCCGGATTGGAATTATTCGGCCCCTCATGGTGCAGGTCGAATTCTCAGTCGTTCAAAAGCAAAAGCAACTCTTTCACTTGATGAATTTAAGGAAACAATGAAGGATGTTTGGAGTACATCAGTATTAGAGAGCACACTTGACGAAAGTCCAATGGCTTATAAGGAAATGAAAGAAATCATTGAAAATACTAAGGATGCAATCGAAGTTATTAAAGTCATTAAACCACTTTATAATTTCAAAGCAAATTAA
- a CDS encoding FAD-dependent oxidoreductase, with the protein MIEKIDYNGLPKHSKPIWRSGLNIPTFEPFNDDGEFDAVIVGAGITGISTAYFLTQAGMKVALIEANKIINGTTGHTTAKVTAQHDLIYDELIQHFGLEKTKIFYHSTKNAMDFIKKYTNDNQIECNYETQDATIYTTSDDYVRNLENELKAYEKLGIDSFGAVKTLLPFDTKYSITMRDQAQFHPLKYLIHLLKASIENGLKVYEETVVIDVETGNSPVVVTQSGRKIKCKHVVSASHFPFYDGNQLFFTKLHADRSYALAAKVKTAYPGGMYINAENPKRSLRSFKYNNEELVLIGGESHKTGVETRTMSFYENLKLFGEETFGIEDVLFRWSTQDLITLDKMPYIGKLSSKHQNIYVATGFRKWGMTSGTVSAQLISNLILEKEAVDADVFTPSRFQADPSIKHFLMQNLDVAKHLIEGKLEPVSRKIEELYNDEGSVVALDGKRVGAYKDVNGKVHCVDTTCTHLGCEVEWNNGEKSWDCPCHGSRFSIYGDVLEGPAEQPLKQIFVQ; encoded by the coding sequence ATGATTGAAAAGATTGATTATAATGGCTTGCCGAAGCATTCAAAGCCAATATGGAGAAGTGGACTAAATATTCCTACTTTTGAACCGTTTAACGATGACGGAGAGTTTGATGCTGTAATCGTTGGTGCTGGAATTACGGGAATTTCAACCGCATATTTTTTAACGCAAGCTGGTATGAAGGTGGCTTTAATTGAAGCGAATAAAATAATTAATGGGACAACTGGCCACACGACTGCCAAAGTAACAGCACAGCATGATTTAATTTATGATGAGCTAATTCAACATTTTGGATTAGAAAAAACAAAAATCTTTTATCATTCTACTAAAAATGCAATGGACTTTATTAAAAAATATACGAATGATAACCAAATAGAATGTAATTATGAGACCCAAGATGCAACCATTTATACGACTTCAGATGATTATGTAAGAAATCTAGAAAATGAATTGAAAGCCTATGAAAAATTAGGAATCGACTCATTTGGAGCAGTTAAAACATTATTACCTTTTGATACAAAATATTCTATAACAATGAGGGATCAAGCTCAGTTTCACCCACTAAAATACTTGATTCATTTATTAAAAGCTTCAATCGAAAACGGATTAAAGGTCTATGAAGAAACTGTAGTCATTGACGTTGAAACAGGTAACAGTCCAGTCGTTGTCACTCAAAGTGGAAGAAAAATTAAATGTAAGCATGTTGTTAGTGCATCCCATTTTCCTTTTTATGATGGAAATCAATTGTTTTTTACGAAATTACATGCTGATCGTTCATATGCCTTAGCTGCAAAAGTAAAAACAGCATATCCAGGAGGCATGTACATTAATGCGGAAAATCCGAAAAGGTCTCTAAGATCATTTAAATATAATAATGAAGAACTAGTATTAATTGGTGGAGAAAGTCATAAAACTGGTGTAGAAACTCGTACAATGAGTTTTTATGAAAATTTAAAACTTTTTGGTGAAGAGACCTTTGGAATTGAAGATGTATTATTCAGATGGTCTACCCAGGATTTAATCACTTTAGATAAAATGCCATATATTGGTAAACTATCATCAAAACATCAAAACATTTACGTAGCCACTGGTTTCCGTAAATGGGGTATGACAAGTGGAACGGTCTCTGCCCAGTTAATAAGTAATTTAATTTTAGAAAAAGAAGCTGTTGATGCTGATGTGTTCACTCCTTCGAGATTCCAAGCAGACCCTAGTATCAAGCATTTTTTAATGCAAAACCTAGATGTTGCTAAACATTTAATTGAAGGAAAATTAGAACCTGTTTCTAGAAAAATAGAAGAGTTATACAATGATGAAGGCTCAGTTGTAGCACTAGATGGGAAAAGAGTTGGAGCTTATAAAGATGTAAATGGTAAAGTTCATTGTGTAGACACAACTTGTACTCATTTAGGTTGTGAAGTCGAGTGGAATAACGGTGAAAAATCATGGGATTGCCCTTGCCATGGCTCAAGATTTTCAATTTATGGTGACGTATTAGAAGGGCCAGCCGAACAACCTTTAAAACAAATTTTTGTACAATAA
- a CDS encoding SHOCT domain-containing protein yields the protein MRKIRVKPSKGQSFLGLLIGIIFIVLGFTIVIPQVGLFGLLWTGIAIMITIINGYNVFSDRGISNYDVTVEKYITREKEDFEVKLRKLNKLKNDGVITNSEFQKEKEKIFNREM from the coding sequence TTGAGAAAGATTCGAGTTAAACCAAGTAAAGGGCAGTCATTTTTAGGTTTATTGATTGGCATTATTTTTATTGTCCTTGGTTTTACAATTGTAATACCACAAGTTGGGCTGTTCGGATTGTTATGGACCGGAATTGCGATAATGATTACCATAATTAATGGATACAACGTTTTTAGTGATCGTGGTATATCCAATTATGATGTTACTGTTGAAAAGTATATTACTAGAGAGAAAGAGGACTTTGAAGTGAAACTTCGTAAATTAAATAAATTAAAAAATGACGGGGTGATCACAAATAGTGAATTTCAAAAAGAAAAAGAAAAAATTTTTAACCGAGAAATGTAG
- a CDS encoding VOC family protein, producing the protein MSEHFKRIDTVFLQVTDFEKAVDWYCSVLGFTVRWNDQINGYAALNIGETPLTLVRKTNQVENPNMHMSFNFYTPNIEQAYNHLKEHDVELEQLNEDGTFKWFEFKDLEGNRLGVCSFPE; encoded by the coding sequence ATGTCAGAGCATTTTAAAAGAATTGATACAGTTTTTCTGCAAGTTACTGATTTTGAGAAAGCAGTAGATTGGTATTGCTCGGTGTTGGGTTTTACGGTTAGATGGAACGATCAGATAAATGGATATGCGGCATTAAATATTGGGGAAACACCATTAACGTTAGTGAGAAAAACAAATCAAGTAGAAAATCCAAATATGCATATGAGTTTTAATTTTTATACTCCAAATATCGAACAAGCTTATAATCACTTAAAAGAACATGATGTAGAATTAGAGCAATTGAATGAAGATGGAACGTTTAAATGGTTTGAATTTAAAGACTTAGAAGGAAATCGTTTAGGTGTATGCTCTTTTCCTGAATAA